In the genome of Misgurnus anguillicaudatus chromosome 11, ASM2758022v2, whole genome shotgun sequence, one region contains:
- the LOC129416001 gene encoding glutathione S-transferase 3: MSGKIVLYYFNGRGKMESVRWLLATAGVEFEEVLITKKEDYDKLVNDGALMFQQVPLVEIDGMQLVQTKAILNYIAGKYNLYGKDLKERAMIDMYVEGITEVGDMISSLPFLPPDNKKNQLDKIESKAKERLLTLFEKVLANSQFLVGNQLSRADVLLLEVTLMLQESFPTILSSYPKIQEFQGRIKALPTINKFLQPGSARKPPPDEVYVKTVMEVLAHLFK; encoded by the exons ATGTCTGGAAAGATTGTGTTGTATTACTTTAATGGAAGAGGAAAAATGGAGTCAGTCCGATGGCTCTTGGCTACAGCTGGAGTTGAG tTTGAGGAGGTGTTAATAACCAAAAAGGAAGATTATGATAAGCTGGTCAATG ATGGAGCCCTGATGTTTCAGCAGGTGCCTTTGGTTGAAATAGATGGAATGCAGCTTGTGCAGACAAAAGCGATCTTAAACTACATTGCTGGAAAATACAACCTCTATGGAAAGGACCTTAAAGAGCGGGCAAT GATTGACATGTACGTTGAAGGAATCACTGAGGTAGGAGATATGATTTCATCGCTGCCTTTCTTACCACCTGACAACAAGAAGAACCAGCTGGACAAAATAGAGAGCAAAGCAAAAGAGCGTTTGCTTACATTGTTTGAAAAG GTTCTTGCAAACAGTCAGTTCCTTGTTGGAAACCAGTTAAGCCGTGCAGATGTTCTTCTCCTTGAGGTCACTCTAATGCTGCAAGAATCTTTCCCTACAATACTTTCATCCTATCCCAAAATCCAG gaaTTCCAGGGCAGAATAAAGGCCTTACCCACAATCAACAAGTTCCTCCAGCCTGGCAGTGCAAGAAAGCCCCCACCTGATGAGGTCTATGTGAAAACTGTCATGGAGGTGTTGGCGCACCTTTTTAAGTAG
- the LOC129416000 gene encoding glutathione S-transferase 3, which yields MSGKIVLYYFNGRGKMESIRWLLAAAGAEFEEVFLTKREQYEKLISDGALMFQQVPLVEMDGMQLVQSKAILNYIAGKYNLYGKDLKERAMIDMYVEGISDIMDMFLVVFFVAPDAKQKQLDNIESKAKGRLLPVFEKALANSQFLVGNQLSRADVLLLEITLMLQEFFPTILSSFPKIQEFQGRIKALPNISKFLQPGSARKPIPDEVYVKTVMEVLSHLFK from the exons ATGTCTGGAAAAATTGTGCTGTATTACTTCAATGGAAGAGGGAAAATGGAGTCAATTCGCTGGCTTTTGGCTGCAGCTGGAGCTGAG TTTGAGGAGGTGTTTCTCACCAAAAGGGAGCAGTATGAAAAGCTGATCAGTG ATGGAGCCCTGATGTTTCAGCAGGTGCCTTTGGTTGAAATGGATGGAATGCAGCTTGTGCAGTCAAAGGCGATCTTAAACTACATTGCTGGAAAATACAACCTCTATGGAAAGGACCTCAAAGAGCGGGCAAT GATTGACATGTACGTTGAAGGAATTAGTGACATAATGGATATGTTTCTAGTGGTGTTTTTTGTAGCACCTGATGCCAAGCAGAAACAGCTGGATAACATAGAGAGCAAGGCAAAAGGCCGCTTGCTTCCAGTCTTTGAAAAG GCTCTTGCCAACAGTCAGTTCCTTGTTGGAAACCAGTTAAGCCGTGCCGATGTTCTTCTCCTTGAGATCACTTTGATGTTGCAGGAATTTTTCCCTACAATACTTTCCTCCTTTCCCAAAATCCAG GAATTCCAGGGCAGAATAAAGGCCTTACCAAATATAAGCAAGTTCCTCCAGCCTGGCAGTGCAAGAAAGCCCATACCTGATGAGGTCTATGTGAAAACTGTCATGGAGGTGTTAAGTCACCTTTTTAAATAG
- the tmem14a gene encoding transmembrane protein 14A: MAVDWLGFAYAAAIALGGFVGYKRKGSVMSLIAGLFFGIWSAYGAYKITYDPYDYWTSLTASGALAVVMGMRFRKSGKLMPAGIMTALSLLMVFRLLVL; the protein is encoded by the exons ATGGCAGTGGACTGGCTGGGATTTGCATACGCTGCAGCGATTGCGCTGGGAGGCTTTGTGGGATATAAAAGAAAAG GAAGTGTGATGTCATTAATTGCTGGACTGTTCTTTGGAATCTGGTCTGCGTATGGTGCATATAAAATTACTTATGACCCCTATGATTACTGGACTTCTTTAA CTGCTTCTGGTGCACTGGCTGTTGTGATGGGAATGAGATTCAGGAAATCTGGAAAATTAATGCCTGCAGGCATTATGACAGCGTTAAG CCTCCTGATGGTTTTTCGTCTTTTGGTCCTTTAA